The following proteins come from a genomic window of Salinivibrio kushneri:
- a CDS encoding TRAP transporter substrate-binding protein, giving the protein MMKHTRTLLAAFTCMVALPSVAETTIRIGHDSQPGSPLSEAFDVFEKDVEKASEGAINIEVYGGGQLGGVRETTEMVQSNNLQMTTAASVLLSPIIPEFSVLDTFYMFEDREHAHRVLDSEAGDKLLESMESKGFKGLGYLELGFRNFTNNEKPLETMSDFDGLKIRSASNPSQISAWKAAGLSPVPLSWGEIYTSLQQGLIQGQESATDSVYTQRFYEVQKYLSLTEHIYSNHVLFTNPDFWKSLTEEERSIIDDALENFIAYQRDLAGKKNKETLSILKKEGIKINTVPQETRDSLKNALNSAVADDIKEKTGTELYNLVMEKTESLR; this is encoded by the coding sequence ATGATGAAACACACCAGAACTTTATTAGCTGCCTTCACCTGTATGGTGGCACTCCCTAGTGTGGCTGAAACGACGATTAGGATCGGCCATGACAGTCAACCCGGCTCCCCTCTTTCTGAAGCCTTCGACGTGTTTGAAAAAGATGTCGAAAAAGCGTCTGAAGGGGCTATCAATATTGAAGTTTACGGAGGAGGTCAGCTCGGAGGCGTGCGTGAAACCACCGAGATGGTGCAGTCTAACAACTTACAGATGACGACAGCTGCATCTGTTCTTTTGTCACCGATTATTCCTGAGTTCAGCGTCCTAGATACCTTCTACATGTTCGAGGACCGCGAACATGCACACAGAGTACTCGATAGCGAGGCTGGCGATAAGTTGTTGGAAAGTATGGAAAGCAAAGGCTTCAAAGGCCTCGGGTATTTGGAGCTAGGCTTTAGAAACTTTACAAATAATGAAAAGCCTCTCGAGACGATGAGTGACTTCGATGGTCTAAAAATCCGCTCAGCCTCTAACCCAAGCCAAATAAGCGCCTGGAAAGCTGCCGGGCTATCTCCAGTTCCTCTTTCTTGGGGCGAGATCTATACTTCTTTACAACAAGGATTAATTCAGGGGCAAGAAAGTGCCACTGACTCAGTATATACGCAACGTTTCTATGAGGTACAAAAATATCTGTCACTGACAGAGCATATCTATAGCAATCATGTATTGTTTACTAACCCTGATTTCTGGAAATCACTTACAGAAGAAGAACGATCTATCATCGATGATGCTCTCGAAAATTTCATTGCATATCAGCGTGATCTTGCGGGTAAGAAAAACAAAGAAACTCTATCTATCCTTAAAAAAGAGGGGATTAAAATTAACACAGTTCCGCAGGAAACTCGTGACTCTCTAAAGAACGCTCTTAATTCGGCCGTCGCTGACGATATAAAGGAGAAAACTGGGACGGAGCTTTACAACTTAGTAATGGAAAAAACCGAATCATTACGTTAG
- a CDS encoding anticodon nuclease translates to MSKTLKEIAEHLNAPRKVKNKKTTEVEVVRQVPKVQLIYAFNGMGKTRLSREFKQLVAPKGNGDDDEAISSRDKILYYNAFTEDLFYWDNDLEEDAAPKLKIQPNSYTEWVLTLLKDLGQDANIVKYFQHFANDKLTPQFSEDYAEVTFTLERGDDKGTEPLKISKGEESNFIWSVFYTLLDQVITILNVAEPENRETGQFDQLEYVFIDDPVSSLDENHLIELAVNLAGLIKASKSNLKFIITTHSPLFYNVIYNELNGKACYLLERFEDGTFALLDKHGDSNKSFSYHLYLKQTLEKAIAENTVQKYHFTLLRNLYEKTASFLGYPKWSELLPDDKQAYLNRIIQFTSHSTLSNEVVTEPSGPEKKMVGLLLNHLVSNYGFWQQEEQNG, encoded by the coding sequence ATGAGCAAGACGTTAAAGGAGATTGCTGAGCATTTAAATGCGCCAAGAAAGGTGAAGAATAAGAAGACCACTGAAGTCGAAGTAGTCAGGCAAGTGCCGAAAGTACAGCTAATTTACGCCTTCAACGGTATGGGTAAAACCCGCCTTTCTCGTGAGTTTAAGCAACTGGTTGCACCGAAAGGTAATGGCGATGATGACGAAGCCATTTCGTCACGGGATAAAATCCTCTACTACAACGCATTCACCGAGGATCTCTTTTACTGGGATAACGATTTAGAAGAGGATGCTGCCCCAAAGCTGAAAATTCAGCCGAATAGCTATACCGAGTGGGTGCTCACCTTGCTGAAAGACCTTGGGCAAGATGCAAATATCGTTAAGTACTTTCAACATTTCGCCAACGATAAGTTAACCCCGCAATTCAGTGAAGACTATGCCGAAGTCACCTTTACTCTGGAACGAGGTGACGATAAAGGCACAGAGCCCCTGAAAATATCCAAGGGGGAAGAAAGTAACTTTATCTGGAGTGTTTTCTATACGCTGCTGGATCAGGTGATTACTATTCTCAACGTAGCAGAGCCAGAGAATCGTGAGACTGGGCAATTTGATCAGTTGGAGTACGTGTTTATTGATGACCCAGTGAGTTCATTGGACGAAAATCACCTGATCGAACTGGCCGTTAATCTGGCAGGACTGATCAAGGCCAGCAAGTCTAATTTAAAGTTCATTATCACTACCCACAGCCCGCTTTTTTATAACGTAATCTACAACGAGCTAAACGGTAAAGCCTGTTATCTGTTGGAGCGGTTTGAAGATGGCACCTTTGCACTGCTGGATAAGCACGGCGATTCTAATAAGAGCTTCTCCTATCACTTGTATTTGAAGCAGACCCTGGAAAAAGCCATCGCTGAAAACACCGTACAGAAGTACCACTTCACGCTATTGCGCAACTTGTACGAAAAGACCGCGAGTTTTCTGGGTTATCCAAAATGGTCAGAACTCTTGCCCGATGACAAGCAGGCGTACTTAAACCGTATTATTCAGTTTACCAGTCATTCCACATTGTCGAATGAAGTCGTCACCGAACCCAGTGGGCCGGAAAAAAAGATGGTAGGCTTGCTACTGAACCACTTGGTTAGCAATTACGGCTTTTGGCAGCAGGAAGAACAAAATGGTTGA
- a CDS encoding DeoR/GlpR family DNA-binding transcription regulator, with protein MIPAARHRFILDLLSKHQVLSINELAEKLDVSSMTIRRDIKKLEDKEEVSSVSGGVQLNNNLHNEPSYEIKSTLNSDRKGSIGIAASKFIPKNTSVYLDAGTTSLEIAKQISHRNDLVIITNDFVIASYFSRNSECEIYHTGGRIDKDNQSCVGNKVADFLSGINIDIAFISTSSWSLKGISTPSEQKVVVKQAVSKAAKTNILISDSSKYGRVATFHAIDIESFHTIVTDNAFPNNAVNELEKKGIKVVKDNVEFINKT; from the coding sequence ATGATTCCTGCTGCACGACATAGGTTTATACTTGATTTACTCTCTAAACATCAAGTTCTTAGTATTAATGAACTGGCCGAAAAACTTGATGTCTCTAGCATGACAATCAGGAGAGACATCAAAAAGCTAGAAGATAAAGAAGAAGTCAGCTCTGTCTCAGGGGGTGTACAACTAAATAACAACCTTCATAACGAGCCGTCTTACGAAATTAAATCGACCCTGAATTCAGATAGGAAAGGTTCGATAGGGATAGCTGCTAGTAAATTCATTCCTAAAAATACATCAGTTTACCTAGATGCCGGAACAACCTCACTAGAAATTGCGAAGCAAATATCTCATCGAAACGATCTAGTGATAATAACCAACGATTTTGTTATCGCCTCTTATTTTTCACGCAACAGCGAATGCGAAATATATCATACAGGTGGGCGAATAGATAAAGATAATCAATCTTGCGTGGGTAACAAAGTTGCAGATTTTTTATCGGGTATTAATATAGATATAGCTTTTATTTCTACGTCATCATGGAGCCTTAAAGGTATCTCGACCCCGAGCGAGCAAAAAGTTGTTGTTAAACAAGCAGTATCTAAAGCAGCCAAGACTAACATTCTAATAAGTGATTCATCCAAATACGGGCGTGTCGCTACTTTTCATGCCATTGATATAGAAAGTTTTCACACTATAGTTACAGATAACGCATTTCCCAACAACGCGGTCAACGAGTTGGAAAAAAAAGGTATAAAGGTAGTCAAAGACAATGTTGAATTTATAAATAAAACGTAA
- a CDS encoding winged helix-turn-helix transcriptional regulator translates to MDIQGLKTPEAIIALLAADNTLTRPQLAERIGKDIRTIGRALAKLQQAQRIKRVGSDKAGHWEVQS, encoded by the coding sequence GTGGATATTCAAGGCTTGAAGACGCCGGAGGCCATCATCGCCCTGCTAGCGGCCGATAACACGCTCACGCGGCCGCAGCTGGCCGAGCGGATCGGCAAAGACATTCGCACCATTGGCCGTGCCTTGGCCAAGTTACAGCAAGCGCAAAGGATTAAACGGGTCGGCTCTGATAAAGCCGGCCATTGGGAGGTTCAATCGTGA
- a CDS encoding TRAP transporter small permease yields the protein MLKRAINILDKYFEPVIIVAFTLGLFTFIILEILLRPFDISISWSGEAARYLFVWVIYFGVSYAIRDGRHIRVLALSNLLPTKIKITSIILSNFIFLVYQAVVLFYSIKITEKSWRLGQVAPAMEVPVALLYSCLIVSSLLSIIRLTRTINHDVIKLCASSVKDPAT from the coding sequence ATGTTAAAAAGAGCCATTAACATACTCGACAAATATTTTGAGCCAGTTATTATTGTAGCTTTTACTCTTGGGCTATTTACATTTATTATTCTAGAAATATTATTACGACCTTTTGATATATCCATCTCGTGGTCTGGAGAGGCGGCGCGCTATTTATTTGTATGGGTAATTTATTTTGGCGTTAGCTACGCTATACGTGATGGTCGACACATCCGTGTTCTTGCTTTATCAAATCTTTTACCAACAAAAATAAAAATAACATCCATCATTCTCAGTAATTTTATTTTTCTGGTATATCAAGCAGTGGTTCTTTTCTACTCGATAAAAATTACCGAGAAAAGTTGGCGGCTAGGGCAAGTAGCACCAGCGATGGAAGTTCCAGTGGCTTTGCTTTACTCCTGCCTCATCGTTAGTTCTTTACTATCAATTATCAGGTTAACTAGAACAATAAATCATGACGTTATTAAACTGTGTGCAAGTAGCGTAAAAGACCCTGCTACTTAA
- a CDS encoding PD-(D/E)XK nuclease family protein, producing MEAAPYDRVKALLKEIKALPALYESEKTIFDVGSRGYYENPTTDLLAFFLDTREVHGFGSLVLKALFSCSETCSGLDTTLVGSPQREVVTASGKRIDLVLESQDWVMVIENKIFHQQNNPFDEYERFVKDNKNDPRIGDKKPLYVVLSPTGEVARPNWIGISYRTFTSAIKAKLADHFLQHPLNKWSIFLREFVLHLENVMEQPTLDHESVSFVVNHLADFKAAETLQEKAIKSLQSALLHDLQNAVKPELKPTLDNWHGYPAIRFAGVNWVVQSDIVLYLDGRDEKQIVINFYSAQITNNERRSIADAHFCKEDTEQPWNEIKNTYRCYQVRIGEYDYPFIKEKLIEKIILMDEFETQIRPQKINKI from the coding sequence ATGGAAGCAGCCCCTTATGATCGCGTTAAAGCTTTATTGAAAGAGATAAAAGCGCTGCCTGCGCTCTATGAGAGCGAGAAAACAATCTTTGATGTTGGCAGTCGAGGATATTACGAGAACCCCACAACAGACCTACTCGCTTTTTTCTTAGATACGCGCGAAGTGCATGGCTTTGGCTCGTTGGTCTTAAAAGCATTGTTTAGCTGCTCGGAAACATGCAGTGGGCTAGATACAACACTGGTTGGGAGTCCACAACGGGAAGTGGTGACAGCCTCCGGAAAGCGCATTGACTTAGTGCTGGAGAGCCAAGACTGGGTAATGGTCATAGAAAACAAGATTTTTCACCAGCAGAATAATCCGTTTGATGAGTATGAACGGTTCGTCAAGGACAACAAAAACGACCCCCGCATTGGCGACAAAAAGCCGCTGTATGTGGTTCTATCGCCAACCGGTGAGGTAGCAAGACCGAACTGGATTGGTATTAGCTACCGCACCTTCACGTCAGCCATCAAAGCAAAACTCGCTGATCACTTCCTGCAACATCCATTGAATAAATGGTCGATTTTTCTGCGAGAATTCGTTTTACATTTGGAGAACGTGATGGAACAACCCACTCTTGATCACGAAAGTGTCAGCTTTGTAGTGAATCACCTAGCTGACTTTAAAGCGGCAGAAACGTTGCAAGAAAAAGCAATTAAGTCGCTGCAGAGTGCTTTACTGCACGATCTGCAAAACGCGGTAAAACCAGAGCTGAAACCCACCCTTGATAACTGGCATGGGTATCCGGCTATTCGTTTCGCCGGTGTTAATTGGGTGGTTCAATCGGATATCGTGCTTTATCTTGATGGGCGTGACGAAAAGCAAATTGTGATCAATTTCTACTCCGCACAGATCACAAATAACGAGCGACGTAGCATTGCAGATGCGCATTTTTGCAAAGAAGACACCGAGCAACCGTGGAATGAAATAAAAAACACTTATCGTTGCTACCAGGTTCGTATCGGCGAATATGATTACCCGTTTATCAAAGAAAAGCTGATCGAGAAAATTATTTTGATGGATGAATTTGAGACGCAAATTCGTCCACAGAAAATTAATAAGATTTAA
- a CDS encoding type I restriction endonuclease subunit R encodes MTHYNTIAEANHFIVLSQYEKVGQVAESYQSEDALERELIQDLVNQGYEFVPALTRPDAMLANVRVQLQTLNNVTFSDAEWQRFVETYLDKPSDNIVEKTRKIHDDYIHDFVFDDGRIQNIYLVDKKRIARNKVQVIKQFEQTGSHANRYDVTVLVNGLPLVQIELKKRGVAIREAFNQVHRYSKESFNSDNSLYKYLQLFVISNGTDTRYFANTVKRNKNSFDFTMNWAQADNTLIKDLKDFTATFFQKHALLNVLLHYSVFDIDNTLLVMRPYQIAATERILWKVKSSYEAKTWGTPESGGYIWHTTGSGKTLTSFKAARLATELDFIDKVFFVVDRKDLDYQTMKEYQRFSPDSVNGSDSTAGLKRNLDKDDNKIIVTTIQKLNNLMKSEGKLPVYNQQVVFIFDECHRSQFGEAQKNLQKKFKRFYQFGFTGTPIFPQNALGAETTASVFGRELHSYVITDAIRDEKVLKFKVDYNDVRPKFKAIETEHDEKKLNAAENKQALQHPERIREISQYILQHYRQKTHRLNGNNQGFNAMFAVSSVEAAKLYYETLNALQKDSDRPLKIATIFSYAANEEQDAVGEILDESFDVSAMNSSAKEFLSAAIADYNGYFKTTYSVDSNGFQNYYRDLAKRVKAKEIDLIIVVGMFLTGFDAPTLNTLFVDKNLRYHGLMQAFSRTNRIYDATKAFGNIVTFRDLEKATVDAITLFGDKNTKNVVLEKSYQEYMEGFTDVITGKAKRGFMEVVSDLEQNFPDPADIETEKEKKAFAKVFGEYLRVENLLQNYDEFSSLKALQSVDTSDPEAVEAFKSEHHVDDEKLAEMQTIRLPSDRKLQDYRSAYNDIRDWQRREKAAQNQSESTLDWDDVEFEVDLLKSQEINLDYILELIFEHNKKTKSKADLVDEVRRVIRASIGNRAKESLVVDFINQTDLDQLGEKASVIEAFFSFAQAEQMREAQALIEEENLKSEEAKRYITTSLKREYASEQGTELNSLLPKMSPLNPQYLTKKQTVLQKIAAFVDKFKGVGGKV; translated from the coding sequence GTGACACATTACAACACCATCGCCGAAGCTAATCACTTTATTGTATTAAGCCAATATGAAAAGGTGGGCCAGGTAGCGGAAAGCTACCAGAGTGAAGACGCGCTAGAGCGAGAGCTCATTCAAGATCTTGTCAATCAAGGCTATGAATTCGTACCAGCATTAACTCGTCCAGACGCCATGCTCGCCAATGTGCGCGTGCAACTGCAAACCTTGAACAATGTCACCTTTTCAGACGCCGAGTGGCAGCGTTTTGTCGAAACCTATTTAGATAAGCCAAGCGACAACATTGTCGAGAAAACCCGTAAGATTCACGACGATTATATTCACGACTTCGTGTTTGATGATGGCCGCATTCAAAACATCTATCTGGTTGATAAAAAGCGCATTGCGCGAAACAAAGTTCAGGTCATCAAGCAGTTTGAGCAAACCGGCAGCCATGCCAATCGCTATGATGTCACTGTGCTGGTAAATGGCCTGCCGCTGGTACAAATCGAGCTAAAAAAACGCGGAGTCGCTATTCGCGAAGCCTTTAATCAGGTGCATCGCTACAGCAAAGAGAGCTTCAACAGTGATAACTCGCTGTATAAGTATTTACAGCTGTTCGTGATTTCCAATGGTACAGATACACGCTATTTTGCCAACACGGTGAAGCGCAATAAAAACAGCTTTGACTTCACCATGAACTGGGCGCAAGCCGATAATACCCTGATTAAAGATCTGAAAGACTTTACGGCTACCTTTTTCCAAAAACACGCATTGTTGAATGTGCTACTGCACTATTCAGTGTTTGATATCGACAATACCTTACTGGTGATGCGCCCCTATCAAATTGCCGCCACTGAGCGCATTTTGTGGAAAGTAAAAAGCTCATATGAAGCAAAAACTTGGGGCACGCCTGAAAGCGGTGGTTACATATGGCATACCACGGGGTCGGGAAAAACCTTAACCAGCTTTAAGGCAGCACGGCTTGCCACAGAGCTGGACTTTATCGATAAGGTGTTCTTTGTGGTAGATCGTAAAGATCTTGATTACCAGACCATGAAAGAGTACCAGCGATTCTCACCGGACAGTGTGAATGGCTCTGACAGCACTGCTGGTCTTAAACGTAATCTGGATAAAGATGATAACAAGATCATCGTCACTACTATCCAAAAGCTCAACAACCTCATGAAAAGTGAAGGCAAGTTGCCTGTTTACAATCAGCAGGTTGTGTTTATTTTTGATGAATGCCACCGCAGTCAGTTTGGTGAAGCGCAAAAGAACCTGCAGAAAAAATTCAAGCGTTTTTACCAATTTGGTTTTACCGGCACACCAATTTTTCCGCAAAACGCCTTGGGCGCTGAAACCACCGCCAGCGTGTTTGGCCGCGAGCTGCACTCTTATGTCATCACTGATGCGATTCGGGATGAAAAAGTGCTCAAATTCAAGGTGGACTACAACGACGTCCGGCCAAAATTTAAGGCCATAGAAACCGAGCACGATGAAAAAAAGCTCAATGCAGCAGAGAATAAACAAGCCCTGCAGCACCCAGAGCGTATACGCGAGATTTCACAATATATTTTGCAACACTACCGGCAAAAGACACACCGCTTGAATGGTAACAACCAAGGGTTCAATGCCATGTTTGCGGTGAGCAGTGTCGAGGCGGCTAAGCTCTACTACGAAACACTGAATGCGTTGCAAAAAGACAGTGATCGACCATTAAAGATTGCAACAATTTTTTCGTATGCCGCCAATGAAGAGCAGGATGCGGTTGGTGAGATTTTAGACGAAAGCTTTGATGTATCGGCTATGAACTCGAGTGCCAAGGAGTTTTTAAGCGCCGCAATTGCAGATTACAACGGGTACTTTAAAACCACATACAGCGTCGATAGCAATGGCTTTCAAAACTATTACCGCGATCTCGCGAAACGGGTAAAAGCAAAAGAGATCGACCTGATTATTGTGGTCGGCATGTTCCTGACCGGTTTTGATGCGCCAACACTCAATACTTTGTTTGTGGATAAAAACTTGCGCTATCACGGTTTAATGCAGGCATTTTCACGCACTAATCGGATTTACGATGCCACCAAAGCGTTCGGTAATATCGTCACTTTCCGAGATCTAGAAAAAGCGACCGTCGATGCCATCACCCTATTTGGTGATAAAAATACCAAAAATGTGGTGCTGGAAAAAAGTTATCAGGAATACATGGAAGGCTTTACCGACGTGATCACCGGTAAAGCTAAACGCGGCTTTATGGAGGTGGTCTCCGATTTGGAGCAAAACTTCCCCGATCCGGCTGACATTGAAACAGAGAAAGAGAAAAAAGCCTTCGCCAAAGTGTTTGGTGAGTACTTGCGGGTCGAGAACTTGCTACAAAACTATGATGAATTTTCGAGCCTGAAAGCGCTGCAAAGTGTGGACACCAGTGATCCTGAAGCGGTCGAAGCGTTTAAGAGCGAGCATCATGTGGATGACGAGAAGCTGGCCGAGATGCAGACCATTCGCTTGCCGTCAGACCGTAAGTTGCAAGACTACCGCTCAGCCTACAATGACATTCGCGATTGGCAACGCCGCGAAAAAGCCGCGCAAAACCAATCCGAATCAACCCTTGATTGGGATGATGTGGAGTTTGAGGTGGATTTGCTCAAGTCGCAAGAAATCAATCTCGATTACATTCTTGAGCTGATTTTTGAGCACAATAAAAAGACCAAAAGCAAAGCCGATTTGGTGGATGAAGTGCGTCGGGTGATCCGCGCCAGTATCGGCAACCGCGCCAAAGAAAGCTTGGTGGTGGACTTTATTAATCAAACCGATCTCGATCAGCTGGGTGAGAAAGCCAGCGTGATTGAAGCCTTCTTTAGCTTTGCACAAGCGGAACAAATGCGTGAGGCGCAAGCGCTTATCGAGGAAGAAAACCTTAAATCCGAAGAGGCAAAGCGCTACATCACAACTTCACTCAAACGCGAATACGCCAGCGAGCAAGGTACGGAACTCAACAGCCTATTGCCTAAGATGAGCCCGTTAAACCCACAATACCTGACCAAAAAACAAACCGTCCTCCAGAAAATTGCTGCGTTTGTCGATAAGTTTAAAGGCGTTGGCGGAAAAGTATGA
- a CDS encoding TRAP transporter large permease, with the protein MTTTILFVSFLLLVMIGVPIGIALGSASILTILNLPFLNIDFYVQGLVSGLDSFPLIAILLFTLTANIMSSGGISTRLLNLCQSFFGHYTGGLGVVAIMSCIFFASVSGTGSATVAAIGLTMIPMMAKSGYDKAYAGSMIATAGGIGVIIPPSVVMIVYAIVSGQSVSEMFMAGIIPGVVVGLFLLTYNFYQSKKYGYRGLSEKASWSERWQAFNSAKEALFLPFLILGGIYSGLFTPTESAAVSIAYSLLLSFFYYKELTLKSLAKMALESALLVSTVLVIVGASVSFGRILTIERIPTLITEFILGITDNTILILLCINLLLLIIGTFLETLAAIVILTPILLPVTTSIGMDPVHFGIVMVVNLAIGFVTPPLGANLFMASQVGKIRFEDLSRSIIGWVITMIAALMLITFVPELSLWLPDFMKN; encoded by the coding sequence ATGACAACAACTATTCTATTTGTATCGTTTTTATTGCTTGTTATGATCGGTGTGCCTATTGGTATAGCTCTCGGTTCGGCAAGCATTCTTACTATACTTAACCTACCTTTTCTTAATATCGACTTCTATGTGCAGGGGCTCGTTTCGGGACTTGACTCTTTTCCCTTAATTGCAATCTTATTGTTCACACTGACTGCTAACATTATGAGTAGCGGTGGTATCTCTACGCGTCTTCTTAACCTGTGCCAAAGCTTTTTCGGCCATTACACCGGTGGTCTGGGTGTAGTTGCAATCATGTCTTGCATTTTTTTCGCGTCTGTTTCGGGTACAGGGTCAGCTACAGTCGCAGCAATTGGTTTAACGATGATTCCAATGATGGCTAAGAGTGGTTACGACAAAGCCTATGCTGGCTCTATGATTGCTACTGCGGGAGGCATCGGAGTCATTATACCGCCGAGTGTAGTGATGATCGTCTATGCCATTGTTTCTGGGCAATCTGTTTCAGAAATGTTTATGGCAGGGATAATTCCCGGTGTTGTTGTTGGGCTTTTCTTGCTCACTTACAATTTTTATCAATCTAAAAAGTATGGATACCGTGGCTTATCCGAGAAAGCCTCATGGAGCGAGCGTTGGCAAGCGTTTAATTCAGCTAAGGAAGCCTTGTTTTTGCCTTTTCTTATCTTAGGGGGCATTTATAGTGGGTTATTTACTCCGACTGAATCGGCGGCTGTATCGATCGCTTACAGCCTACTTTTAAGCTTCTTTTACTACAAAGAGTTAACGCTAAAAAGTTTAGCGAAGATGGCTCTCGAGTCGGCTCTTCTAGTGTCAACGGTGCTAGTTATTGTTGGTGCGTCGGTTTCTTTTGGACGAATACTCACCATTGAACGAATCCCAACCCTGATTACTGAGTTTATTCTAGGAATCACCGATAATACGATTCTTATATTACTATGCATTAATCTACTACTGCTAATCATCGGTACATTTTTAGAAACATTAGCTGCTATTGTTATTCTCACACCGATTTTACTACCAGTAACGACCTCTATCGGTATGGATCCAGTTCACTTTGGCATTGTAATGGTTGTTAATCTCGCGATTGGTTTTGTCACTCCGCCTTTAGGCGCTAATTTATTCATGGCTTCTCAGGTCGGCAAGATCCGTTTTGAGGATCTCTCACGCTCTATAATCGGTTGGGTAATAACAATGATTGCGGCTTTAATGCTAATCACGTTTGTTCCAGAATTATCCTTGTGGTTACCAGACTTCATGAAAAATTAA
- a CDS encoding AEC family transporter: protein MPYFFESTITSLSIVAPIFFILFLGYTIKKLNWVNDGFVDSAAKIVFNIALPSLLFVNISKSDHDFSKYIDFLIFSIFSSMLFFCFSFLIIIKIIKGSSIQGVVTQASFRSNTAIVGIAYIDNAFGNQTLALAALYVAATAILYNIQAIICLSSGTSKFTLKSTKNLVLNLGKNPLIIAILLGHLVSASSLSTPSILYDTLSYLSNLALPLALLCTGASLNFRMMKKEKIPTWFATINKLIIAPIFFTFTGYLYGFEGSELGILFFMNAAPVAASSYAMTKSYGGDATLSANIIGLTTLISSITVFTGSSILKMAGLM from the coding sequence ATGCCTTATTTTTTCGAAAGCACTATTACGTCGTTATCGATAGTTGCACCTATATTCTTTATTCTTTTTCTAGGCTACACGATAAAAAAACTCAATTGGGTTAATGATGGATTTGTAGATAGCGCTGCAAAAATAGTTTTTAATATTGCGCTTCCTTCTTTATTATTCGTAAATATATCCAAATCGGATCATGACTTTTCTAAGTACATAGACTTTCTCATATTTTCAATTTTTTCTTCTATGCTTTTCTTTTGTTTTTCTTTTCTTATTATAATAAAAATAATTAAAGGGAGTAGTATTCAAGGAGTTGTTACCCAAGCTAGCTTCCGCTCTAATACAGCTATTGTCGGCATCGCTTACATTGATAATGCGTTTGGTAATCAAACCCTCGCCTTAGCAGCACTCTATGTCGCAGCGACTGCAATATTATATAACATACAAGCGATAATTTGTTTATCTTCTGGAACATCTAAATTCACCCTAAAAAGTACAAAAAATCTCGTTCTCAACCTCGGAAAAAACCCCCTAATCATCGCAATTTTATTGGGACATCTAGTATCCGCTTCTAGTTTGTCCACGCCCTCAATACTTTATGACACGCTCAGCTATCTATCTAATTTGGCACTGCCTCTTGCGCTTTTGTGTACCGGGGCCAGTTTGAATTTTAGAATGATGAAAAAAGAAAAGATCCCTACTTGGTTTGCGACAATTAATAAACTGATTATAGCACCTATATTTTTTACCTTTACAGGGTATTTATACGGATTTGAGGGATCTGAGCTAGGCATTCTATTTTTTATGAATGCCGCTCCAGTTGCCGCTTCAAGTTATGCCATGACAAAGTCATACGGTGGAGATGCAACATTAAGCGCTAATATCATCGGACTCACGACGCTAATATCGAGCATAACTGTTTTTACTGGTTCATCTATATTGAAAATGGCGGGGTTGATGTAA